One Keratinibaculum paraultunense genomic window carries:
- a CDS encoding RtcB family protein: protein MKIYNLGRIPIKSWATDLDEETLQQAENLSNLSFAYSHIALMADAHVGFGMPIGGVLASSGVIIPNAVGVDIGCGIIAVKTDIKEIDIKSIKKIVDKAHKVIPLGFNNHKKPRKWEGFNNQPNSKIVMEELDAARYQLGTLGGGNHFLSIEKGSDGHIWLMVHSGSRNFGYKIAEYYNNLAINLNEKIKLVPPKQDLAGLYIDSKEGKEYFNAMSYALKFAAENRRQLLEQFYSIFRKETKSEKILKKVSIHHNYASIEEHFGKEVIVHRKGAIRAEKGELGIIPGSMGTPSYIVEGLGNPESFRSCSHGAGRVMSRRQANKTITKEMADKSMGDIVHKGWEKDFSEAPMAYKDIEEVMDNQKDLVKRVIKLTPLGVVKG, encoded by the coding sequence ATGAAGATTTACAATTTAGGAAGAATACCCATAAAATCTTGGGCAACAGATTTAGATGAGGAAACTTTACAACAGGCTGAAAATCTTTCTAATTTAAGTTTTGCTTATTCTCATATTGCATTAATGGCCGATGCTCATGTGGGATTTGGAATGCCTATAGGAGGAGTTTTGGCTTCTTCAGGGGTAATTATACCTAATGCTGTTGGAGTAGATATAGGCTGTGGTATTATTGCAGTAAAAACGGATATTAAGGAAATAGACATTAAATCTATTAAAAAAATAGTTGATAAAGCTCATAAAGTTATACCTTTGGGATTTAATAATCATAAGAAACCAAGGAAATGGGAAGGTTTTAATAATCAACCTAACTCAAAAATAGTAATGGAAGAATTAGATGCAGCTAGATACCAGTTGGGAACTTTAGGAGGAGGAAATCATTTTTTAAGCATAGAGAAGGGTAGCGATGGACACATATGGTTAATGGTACATTCTGGGAGTAGGAATTTTGGATATAAAATAGCTGAATACTATAATAACTTAGCTATAAATTTAAATGAGAAGATAAAATTAGTTCCTCCAAAACAAGATTTAGCAGGGCTTTATATAGACTCTAAAGAGGGAAAAGAATACTTTAATGCTATGAGTTATGCTTTAAAATTTGCAGCAGAAAACAGAAGGCAATTATTAGAACAATTTTATAGTATATTTAGGAAAGAAACAAAGTCTGAAAAAATACTCAAAAAAGTTTCTATCCACCATAATTATGCTTCAATAGAAGAACATTTTGGAAAGGAAGTTATAGTTCATAGGAAAGGAGCTATAAGGGCAGAAAAAGGAGAGTTAGGGATTATTCCTGGATCTATGGGGACTCCATCATATATAGTAGAAGGGTTAGGAAATCCTGAAAGCTTTAGAAGTTGCTCTCATGGAGCAGGTAGAGTAATGTCTAGAAGACAAGCTAATAAAACTATTACCAAAGAGATGGCAGATAAATCTATGGGAGATATAGTGCACAAGGGCTGGGAAAAAGATTTTTCAGAAGCCCCAATGGCTTATAAGGATATAGAAGAAGTAATGGATAATCAAAAGGATTTGGTAAAAAGAGTAATAAAGCTAACCCCTTTAGGAGTTGTTAAAGGATAG
- a CDS encoding CxxH/CxxC protein codes for MYVVCNEHLEDAIEDFVEVYEQPPDIYELEKVSFTDWASPRTCNYCEKPPKYLVV; via the coding sequence ATGTACGTAGTATGTAATGAACATCTAGAAGATGCAATAGAGGATTTTGTAGAAGTATATGAACAACCACCAGATATATACGAACTAGAAAAAGTTTCTTTTACTGATTGGGCTAGCCCTCGCACTTGTAATTATTGTGAAAAACCGCCTAAATATTTAGTGGTTTAG